The proteins below come from a single Longimicrobium sp. genomic window:
- a CDS encoding ATP-binding cassette domain-containing protein, translating to MSVPVLSVNVTLPLDRFGLDVAFETTHRVTGIFGVSGSGKTTLLETVAGLRRGARGRIALN from the coding sequence ATGAGCGTTCCCGTGCTGTCCGTGAACGTAACCCTGCCGCTGGACCGGTTCGGGCTGGACGTGGCGTTCGAGACGACGCACCGCGTCACCGGCATCTTCGGCGTGTCGGGATCGGGAAAGACCACGCTGCTGGAAACGGTGGCCGGCCTGCGCCGCGGCGCGCGCGGACGGATCGCGCTGAACG